One region of Streptomyces sp. CG4 genomic DNA includes:
- a CDS encoding glycosyltransferase, giving the protein MGQTAGVSAPLWITVVSLAAWCWLLLCQGFFWRTDVRLPPRREPEAWPPVCVVVPARDEAAVLPASLPSLLAQDYPGRAEVFLVDDGSTDGTGELARELSRRQGGLPLTVGSPGDPPAGWTGKLWAVRHGIGLARARDPAYLLLTDADIAHAPDSLRTLVAAAHAGGYDVVSQMARLRVESAWERLVVPAFVYFFAQLYPFRWIGRKGSRTAAAAGGCVLLRTGAAEKARIPDGIRHAVIDDVALARAVKGAGGHVWLGLADRVDSVRPYPRLHDLWRMVSRSAYAQLRHNPLLLLGTVAGLALVYLVPPAAVAVGAAGGGTATAVAGAVAWAVMAGTYVPMLRYYDQPLWLAPLLPFTALLYLLMTVDSAVQHYRGRGAAWKGRTYTRPGAVPDEG; this is encoded by the coding sequence CTGGGGCAGACTGCGGGCGTGAGCGCCCCCCTGTGGATCACCGTCGTATCGCTGGCCGCCTGGTGCTGGCTGCTGCTGTGCCAGGGCTTCTTCTGGCGCACGGACGTCCGGCTTCCACCGCGCCGGGAGCCGGAGGCCTGGCCGCCGGTCTGTGTGGTCGTACCGGCCCGGGACGAGGCCGCCGTGCTGCCCGCGAGCCTGCCGTCGCTGCTGGCGCAGGACTATCCGGGGCGGGCCGAGGTCTTCCTGGTCGACGACGGGAGCACCGACGGCACCGGGGAGCTGGCCCGCGAGCTGTCCCGGCGGCAGGGCGGGCTGCCGCTGACCGTGGGCTCGCCGGGCGACCCGCCGGCGGGCTGGACGGGCAAGCTGTGGGCGGTGCGGCACGGCATCGGCCTGGCACGCGCGCGTGACCCCGCATACCTGCTGCTGACGGACGCGGACATCGCGCACGCGCCGGACAGTCTGCGCACGCTGGTGGCCGCGGCCCACGCCGGGGGCTACGACGTCGTGTCGCAGATGGCGCGGCTGCGGGTGGAGAGCGCGTGGGAGCGGCTGGTGGTCCCGGCGTTCGTGTACTTCTTCGCGCAGCTGTATCCCTTCCGGTGGATCGGCCGGAAGGGCTCGCGTACGGCCGCGGCGGCGGGCGGCTGTGTCCTGCTGCGCACGGGGGCGGCGGAGAAGGCGCGCATCCCGGACGGCATCCGGCACGCCGTCATCGACGACGTGGCGCTCGCCCGCGCGGTGAAGGGCGCCGGGGGGCACGTCTGGCTGGGGCTGGCGGACCGGGTGGACAGCGTGCGGCCGTATCCGCGGCTGCACGACCTGTGGCGCATGGTCTCGCGCAGCGCCTACGCCCAGCTGCGGCACAACCCGCTGCTGCTCCTCGGTACGGTCGCCGGGCTCGCGCTGGTGTACCTGGTGCCGCCCGCCGCGGTGGCCGTGGGAGCGGCGGGCGGCGGTACGGCGACGGCGGTCGCCGGCGCGGTGGCGTGGGCGGTGATGGCGGGGACGTACGTGCCGATGCTGCGCTACTACGACCAGCCGCTGTGGCTCGCCCCGCTGCTGCCGTTCACCGCGCTGCTGTACCTGCTGATGACGGTCGACTCGGCCGTGCAGCACTACCGGGGGCGCGGGGCCGCCTGGAAGGGCCGCACGTACACGCGTCCCGGCGCGGTGCCCGACGAGGGCTGA
- a CDS encoding O-antigen ligase family protein, which produces MILLGACAGWSLITAAVHDGRPEGVLLAVLAVTAGHAAGRVSGALLPVAAPGAGAAAGLALAMALPALSAGPRYVAPLGHAGGTAALLTLATGAACCAAWATSVPELRLALRALATGIVLTGAVLGSVAGCVASAAVLLWSLAMGWVSRRGGCLLGLAGAAALVAGTAWALAGDVLPDGLARVLEGRLTAPRVALWQDALHLAGRNPGLGVGPGRFGEPGGPAPQTLSTLPADGKPHSAVLQLAAEQGLVGVSLCVAAFCWVLYALWRSPRSTPVALTAGAALTALAALATVSNALSFTTVTVGAGLLAGWATARPWARDCVEART; this is translated from the coding sequence ATGATCCTGCTGGGTGCCTGCGCCGGCTGGTCGCTGATCACCGCCGCGGTCCACGACGGACGGCCCGAGGGCGTGCTGCTCGCGGTGCTCGCCGTGACCGCCGGTCATGCCGCCGGCCGGGTCTCCGGGGCCTTGCTGCCGGTGGCCGCGCCGGGTGCCGGGGCGGCGGCCGGACTCGCGCTGGCCATGGCGCTGCCCGCGCTGTCCGCCGGTCCCCGCTACGTCGCCCCGCTGGGCCACGCCGGTGGCACGGCCGCGCTGCTGACGCTGGCCACGGGAGCCGCGTGCTGTGCCGCCTGGGCGACGTCCGTACCGGAGCTGCGGCTGGCGCTGCGGGCGCTGGCCACAGGCATCGTGCTGACCGGGGCCGTGCTGGGGTCGGTGGCCGGTTGCGTGGCGAGTGCGGCCGTACTGCTGTGGTCGCTGGCCATGGGCTGGGTGTCCCGCCGGGGTGGCTGTCTGCTGGGTCTGGCCGGGGCAGCGGCTCTGGTGGCGGGCACGGCCTGGGCGCTCGCCGGGGACGTGCTGCCGGACGGCCTCGCCCGGGTGCTCGAAGGCCGGCTGACCGCGCCCCGGGTGGCCCTGTGGCAGGACGCCCTGCACCTCGCGGGCCGGAATCCGGGGCTCGGGGTCGGTCCCGGACGGTTCGGCGAGCCGGGCGGCCCGGCGCCGCAGACGCTGTCGACGCTGCCCGCCGACGGCAAGCCGCACTCGGCCGTGCTCCAGCTGGCGGCGGAGCAGGGCCTGGTCGGGGTGTCCCTGTGCGTCGCCGCGTTCTGCTGGGTGCTGTACGCGCTGTGGCGCAGCCCCCGCTCCACCCCGGTCGCGCTGACCGCCGGCGCCGCCCTGACGGCCCTGGCCGCGCTCGCCACGGTGAGCAACGCCCTCAGCTTCACGACGGTGACCGTGGGCGCGGGGCTGCTGGCCGGATGGGCGACGGCACGACCGTGGGCGCGGGATTGCGTGGAGGCACGCACCTGA
- a CDS encoding aspartate/glutamate racemase family protein produces MKIALMDSGIGLLPAAAAVRRLRPDADLVLSWDPDGMPWGPRTPQDITQRALAVAEAAAAHEADVLIVACNTASVHSLPQLRARFEPVLPIIGTVPAIKPAAAGGGHVAIWATPATTGSAYQRGLIEEFAAGVAVTEVACPGLADAVHHADEAAIEAAIASAAARTPEDVTTVVLGCTNYELVGERIRAAVERPGRPPLMLHGSADAVAAQALRRIGARPAPDAVADTTLTVLLSGREATLPDTALSYGEGRFLQAVSPVR; encoded by the coding sequence GTGAAGATCGCGCTCATGGACTCCGGAATCGGTCTGCTTCCCGCCGCCGCGGCGGTACGGCGGCTGCGGCCCGACGCGGATCTCGTGCTCTCCTGGGACCCGGACGGGATGCCCTGGGGACCGCGCACCCCGCAGGACATCACCCAGCGGGCCCTCGCCGTGGCCGAGGCCGCCGCAGCCCATGAGGCCGATGTCCTGATCGTCGCCTGCAACACCGCGTCCGTGCACTCCCTGCCGCAGCTGCGGGCCCGGTTCGAACCGGTTCTGCCGATCATCGGCACCGTCCCGGCGATCAAGCCGGCCGCGGCGGGCGGCGGCCACGTCGCGATCTGGGCGACCCCCGCCACCACCGGAAGCGCCTATCAGCGTGGTCTGATCGAGGAGTTCGCCGCCGGTGTCGCCGTCACCGAGGTGGCGTGCCCCGGCCTCGCGGACGCGGTGCACCACGCCGACGAGGCCGCGATCGAGGCCGCGATCGCCTCGGCCGCCGCCCGCACCCCCGAGGACGTGACCACCGTCGTCCTCGGCTGCACCAACTACGAGCTGGTCGGTGAGCGGATCCGGGCAGCCGTCGAGCGGCCCGGCCGTCCGCCGCTGATGCTGCACGGCTCCGCCGACGCGGTGGCCGCACAGGCCCTGCGCCGGATCGGCGCGCGGCCCGCCCCGGACGCCGTCGCCGACACCACGCTCACGGTGCTGCTCAGCGGTCGCGAGGCCACCCTCCCGGACACGGCGCTGTCCTACGGGGAAGGCCGTTTTCTGCAGGCGGTCAGCCCCGTCCGCTGA
- the lnt gene encoding apolipoprotein N-acyltransferase, with the protein MTVTATSVDQPDQLQPTSASGVRGGRLLRLVPAVASALCGVLLYVSFPPRTLWWLALPAFAGFGWVLRGRGWKAALGLGYLFGLGFLLPLLVWTGVEVGPGPWLALVAIEAVFIALVGVGVAAVSRLPASPLWAAAVWIAGEAVRARVPFRGFPWGKIAFGQADGVFLPLAAVGGTPVLGFAVVLCGFGLYEAGWLITERRRSRTVRRGAAAAALLSVAVPVAGAVAARPLVSDKAEDGTRTVALIQGNVPRSGLEFSAQRRAVLDYHVRETLKLAADVKAGKTPKPDYVLWPENSSDIDPFTNPDAAAVIDGAAKAVGVPISVGGVVEKDGKLLNEQILWDPAKGPTQTYDKRQIQPFGEYLPLRGLVGAVNKNWTGMVRQDFSRGSKPGVFDIDGAKVGLATCYEAAFDWAVRDNVTHGAEMISVPSNNATFDRSEMTYQQLAMSRIRAVEHSRTVTVPVTSGVSAVIMPDGKITQRTGMFVPAYLVQKVPLRTSRTPATELGILPEIALVLVAAGGLGWAIGSGLRARRAAGA; encoded by the coding sequence GTGACCGTCACCGCAACTTCCGTGGACCAGCCGGACCAGCTCCAGCCGACCTCCGCCTCCGGCGTGCGCGGCGGCCGGTTGCTGCGTCTGGTCCCGGCCGTCGCCTCCGCGCTCTGCGGAGTGCTGCTCTACGTCAGCTTTCCGCCGCGCACCCTGTGGTGGCTGGCGCTGCCCGCCTTCGCCGGTTTCGGCTGGGTGCTGCGCGGCCGGGGCTGGAAGGCGGCCCTCGGCCTCGGCTACCTTTTCGGGCTCGGCTTCCTGCTGCCGCTGCTGGTGTGGACCGGCGTGGAGGTCGGTCCCGGACCCTGGCTGGCCCTCGTCGCCATCGAGGCGGTCTTCATCGCCCTGGTCGGTGTCGGCGTCGCCGCTGTCTCCCGGCTGCCCGCCTCGCCGCTGTGGGCCGCCGCCGTCTGGATCGCGGGCGAGGCGGTACGCGCGCGTGTGCCCTTCCGCGGCTTCCCCTGGGGCAAGATCGCGTTCGGGCAGGCGGACGGCGTCTTCCTGCCGCTCGCCGCGGTGGGCGGCACGCCCGTGCTCGGGTTCGCGGTGGTGCTGTGCGGATTCGGCCTGTACGAGGCCGGCTGGCTGATCACCGAGCGGCGCAGGTCACGGACGGTGCGGCGCGGTGCGGCGGCCGCGGCGCTGCTGAGCGTGGCCGTTCCGGTGGCGGGCGCGGTCGCGGCCCGGCCGCTCGTGAGTGACAAGGCCGAGGACGGCACCCGGACCGTCGCGCTCATCCAGGGCAACGTGCCCCGTTCCGGGCTGGAGTTCAGCGCCCAGCGGCGGGCCGTCCTGGACTACCACGTGCGCGAGACGCTGAAGCTCGCCGCCGACGTCAAGGCCGGGAAGACCCCGAAGCCCGACTACGTGCTGTGGCCGGAGAACTCCTCCGACATCGACCCCTTCACCAACCCCGACGCGGCCGCCGTCATCGACGGCGCCGCCAAGGCGGTCGGCGTGCCCATCTCGGTCGGCGGTGTCGTCGAGAAGGACGGCAAGCTGCTCAACGAGCAGATCCTGTGGGACCCGGCCAAGGGGCCGACGCAGACCTACGACAAACGGCAGATCCAGCCGTTCGGCGAGTACCTTCCGCTGCGCGGGCTCGTCGGCGCGGTCAACAAGAACTGGACCGGCATGGTCCGGCAGGACTTCAGCCGGGGCAGCAAGCCGGGCGTGTTCGACATCGACGGCGCCAAGGTCGGCCTCGCCACCTGCTACGAGGCCGCCTTCGACTGGGCCGTGCGGGACAACGTCACCCACGGCGCGGAGATGATCTCCGTGCCCAGCAACAACGCGACCTTCGACCGCAGCGAGATGACCTACCAGCAGCTCGCCATGTCCCGGATCCGCGCCGTCGAGCACAGCCGCACCGTCACGGTGCCGGTGACCAGCGGCGTCAGCGCGGTCATCATGCCGGACGGGAAGATCACCCAGCGGACCGGCATGTTCGTGCCCGCCTACCTGGTCCAGAAGGTGCCGCTGCGCACGTCCAGGACCCCGGCGACCGAGCTGGGCATCCTCCCGGAGATCGCTCTGGTGCTGGTCGCCGCCGGCGGTCTCGGCTGGGCGATCGGCTCGGGGCTGCGTGCCCGGCGTGCCGCCGGCGCATAG
- a CDS encoding IS110 family transposase has product MTQRPPQVWAGIDVGKGHHWFTVVDSDGESLWNRKVVNSESDILAAFGEVMGMSDHVTWALDLIDGPASLLLGIMANHGQNPRYVAGSKFAAFKKSFSGQGKTDLKDSYIIAEFTRCLRRQTVPVPAPPRVTKELTLILSHRNGLSTERTRTINRMRALLTSMFPELERSFDYAQAAGPLVLLSGYQTPAAIRRMGESRLTAWLTKRGVRNAAALAEKAVTAAKSQESAASEEDLAAELVAELAQKITEMNNRLKELEKKIKELLSQHPQAPIVLSMPGFGQLLASELLAAIGDISRFPTAGRLAVASGMAPVSRDSGSNTGNRLRPTQYSRPLQRAFFLSTQVAFLTAGTWENEMYLRKYKGYTHDKGRHKKAVIAVARQRVSILWAMLRDGRLYEREYNPREKTATEVQAA; this is encoded by the coding sequence ATGACGCAGCGGCCACCGCAGGTATGGGCTGGGATCGACGTAGGAAAAGGACATCACTGGTTCACAGTGGTCGACAGCGACGGCGAGTCGCTGTGGAACCGCAAGGTGGTTAACTCTGAGTCCGACATCCTGGCCGCATTCGGCGAGGTCATGGGCATGTCGGACCACGTAACCTGGGCTCTCGACCTCATTGACGGCCCGGCATCTCTGCTTCTAGGAATTATGGCTAACCACGGCCAGAACCCGCGGTACGTCGCCGGCTCGAAGTTCGCGGCCTTCAAGAAGAGCTTCAGTGGGCAGGGCAAGACCGACTTGAAGGACTCCTACATCATTGCCGAGTTCACCCGTTGCCTTCGACGGCAGACGGTCCCTGTGCCAGCGCCCCCAAGGGTCACCAAGGAACTCACGCTCATCCTGTCCCACCGCAACGGCCTCTCAACCGAACGCACCAGGACCATCAACCGCATGAGAGCCCTGCTCACCAGCATGTTCCCGGAGCTGGAGCGGTCCTTCGACTACGCCCAGGCCGCAGGGCCTCTGGTCCTCCTATCCGGATACCAGACACCAGCTGCCATCCGACGCATGGGCGAGAGCAGGCTGACTGCCTGGCTCACCAAGCGTGGAGTAAGGAATGCGGCAGCCCTCGCAGAAAAGGCCGTAACAGCCGCTAAATCCCAGGAATCAGCAGCCAGTGAAGAAGACCTGGCAGCCGAGCTGGTGGCCGAACTCGCTCAAAAGATCACGGAGATGAACAACCGGCTGAAGGAGCTGGAGAAGAAGATCAAGGAACTTCTCTCCCAACACCCCCAGGCGCCCATCGTCCTTTCCATGCCTGGCTTCGGCCAACTCCTTGCGTCCGAACTTCTCGCAGCGATCGGCGACATCTCACGGTTCCCGACCGCTGGGCGACTCGCTGTCGCGTCGGGAATGGCTCCCGTCTCTCGTGACTCCGGATCAAACACGGGAAACCGCCTGCGCCCGACCCAATACAGCCGCCCCCTCCAGCGGGCATTCTTCCTGTCGACCCAGGTCGCATTCTTGACCGCGGGGACGTGGGAGAACGAGATGTACCTGCGCAAGTACAAGGGCTACACACACGACAAAGGCCGCCACAAGAAGGCCGTCATCGCTGTCGCCCGCCAGCGAGTCTCCATCCTGTGGGCCATGCTCCGGGACGGTCGGCTCTACGAGAGGGAGTACAACCCCCGCGAGAAGACAGCCACAGAGGTTCAGGCTGCTTGA
- a CDS encoding NUDIX domain-containing protein encodes MATPDFIRTLRASAGRQLLWLPGVTAIVLDDESRVLLGRRSDTRRWSVIGGIPDPGEQPAACAVREVFEETAVHCVAERVVLVQALDPFTYPNGDCCQFMDITIRCRAVGGEARVNDDESVDVGWFAVDALPDLDEFSRFRIKQAISDAPTWFDPTTLG; translated from the coding sequence ATGGCTACTCCTGACTTCATCCGCACGCTCCGGGCCTCCGCCGGCCGTCAGCTGCTCTGGCTCCCAGGAGTCACCGCGATCGTCCTCGACGACGAGAGCAGAGTGCTCCTGGGCCGGCGGTCCGACACCCGCAGGTGGTCGGTGATCGGGGGCATCCCGGATCCCGGCGAGCAGCCCGCGGCCTGTGCCGTGCGGGAGGTCTTCGAGGAGACGGCGGTGCACTGCGTGGCCGAGCGGGTCGTGCTCGTCCAGGCGCTGGATCCGTTCACCTACCCCAACGGTGACTGCTGCCAGTTCATGGACATCACCATCCGTTGCCGGGCGGTGGGCGGCGAGGCCCGGGTCAACGACGACGAGTCCGTGGACGTGGGCTGGTTCGCGGTGGACGCGCTGCCCGATCTCGACGAGTTCAGCCGCTTCCGGATCAAGCAGGCCATATCTGACGCACCCACATGGTTTGACCCTACGACTCTCGGCTGA
- a CDS encoding helix-turn-helix domain-containing protein — MSRDHVQPAPSAGTEAPYLELLARDASAEAYEQPVLLARAEGRPADRIAALEEAKLLALRVRAELEGRRRREAELSALFETAHDLAGLRDLDAVLQAIVQRARSLLGTDVAYLTLNDPGRGDTYMRVTEGSVSARFQQLRLGMGEGLGGLVAQTTRPYVTDDYFKDARFQHTLTIDAGVRDEGLVAILGVPLMLGPQVIGVLFAADRRARVFERAQIALLGSFAALAAAAIDTANLLTETRAALASLERANEIIRDRSAVIERASDVHDRLAELVLRGGGVHDVAAAVSEVLGGAVEFTEADAAPAEALEASRAEGHAVQHGSAWIAAVAAGGELLGALVLRGHPGLDPVDERTLERAAMVTSLLLLARRSAAEAEQRVRGELLDDLLDARDRDPRLLRERAARLRADLDATHVVLAARLDGPAADADEEAAARRRLWSAASHLAATRQGLAAARDGGTVLLLPLGADDSATDLARRTARQLGTAVHQPVTVGASAPVTGLTTHPETVAAAYAEGRRCLDALHLLGRAGDGAAAEDFGFLGLLLAGDRDVAGFVDRTIGPVAAYDDRRGTELLRTLDAYFACGMSPARTKDALHVHVNTVAQRLERVGRLLGEDWQTPARALEIQLALRLHRLASPDRR; from the coding sequence ATGTCTCGCGATCACGTTCAGCCGGCACCCAGCGCCGGCACCGAGGCCCCGTACCTCGAACTGCTGGCCCGTGACGCCTCCGCGGAGGCGTACGAGCAGCCGGTGCTGCTTGCCCGCGCAGAGGGCAGACCGGCCGACCGGATCGCCGCGCTGGAAGAGGCCAAGCTGCTCGCCCTGCGGGTCCGGGCCGAGCTGGAGGGGCGCCGGCGCCGCGAGGCGGAGCTGTCCGCGCTCTTCGAGACCGCTCACGACCTCGCGGGCCTGCGTGATCTGGACGCCGTCCTGCAGGCCATCGTGCAGCGCGCCCGCTCCCTGCTCGGCACGGACGTCGCCTACCTCACCCTGAACGACCCGGGTCGCGGCGACACCTACATGCGGGTCACCGAGGGCTCCGTCTCCGCCCGTTTCCAGCAACTGCGCCTCGGCATGGGCGAGGGACTCGGCGGACTGGTCGCCCAGACGACCCGGCCGTACGTCACGGACGACTACTTCAAGGACGCCCGCTTCCAGCACACCCTCACCATCGACGCCGGCGTCCGGGACGAGGGCCTTGTCGCCATCCTCGGCGTCCCTCTCATGCTCGGTCCGCAGGTCATCGGTGTCCTCTTCGCCGCCGACCGGAGGGCACGCGTCTTCGAACGCGCGCAGATCGCCCTGCTCGGCTCCTTCGCCGCGCTCGCCGCGGCAGCCATCGACACCGCCAATCTGCTCACCGAGACCCGCGCGGCCCTGGCCAGCCTGGAGCGGGCCAACGAGATCATCCGGGATCGCAGCGCCGTCATCGAGCGCGCCTCCGACGTCCACGACCGTCTCGCCGAGCTCGTCCTGCGCGGCGGCGGGGTGCACGACGTGGCCGCCGCCGTCTCCGAAGTCCTCGGCGGTGCCGTCGAGTTCACGGAGGCCGACGCGGCACCGGCCGAGGCGCTGGAGGCGTCCCGCGCCGAGGGACACGCCGTACAGCACGGCAGTGCCTGGATCGCCGCGGTCGCCGCCGGCGGTGAACTCCTCGGCGCGCTGGTCCTGCGCGGGCACCCCGGCCTCGACCCCGTCGACGAGCGCACCCTGGAGCGCGCGGCGATGGTCACCTCGCTGCTCCTGCTCGCCCGCCGCTCGGCGGCCGAGGCCGAACAGCGGGTGCGGGGCGAGCTGTTGGACGACCTGTTGGACGCGCGCGACCGGGACCCGCGCCTGCTGCGCGAGCGCGCCGCCCGGTTGCGCGCCGACCTGGACGCCACCCATGTCGTCCTCGCCGCACGCCTGGACGGTCCGGCGGCCGACGCCGACGAGGAGGCCGCGGCCCGCCGTCGCCTGTGGTCCGCCGCCTCCCACCTCGCCGCGACCCGGCAGGGCCTGGCCGCCGCACGCGACGGCGGAACCGTCCTGCTGCTGCCGCTCGGCGCCGACGACAGCGCCACGGACCTGGCCCGCCGCACCGCCCGCCAGCTGGGCACGGCCGTGCACCAACCCGTCACGGTCGGCGCCTCGGCCCCGGTCACCGGCCTCACCACCCACCCCGAGACGGTCGCCGCCGCCTACGCCGAGGGCCGGCGCTGTCTGGACGCGCTGCACCTGCTGGGCCGCGCCGGGGACGGAGCGGCAGCCGAGGACTTCGGGTTCCTCGGTCTGCTCCTCGCCGGCGACCGGGACGTCGCCGGCTTCGTCGACCGCACCATCGGCCCGGTCGCGGCCTACGACGACCGACGCGGTACGGAACTGCTGCGCACCCTGGACGCCTACTTCGCCTGCGGGATGAGCCCGGCCCGCACCAAGGACGCGCTGCACGTCCATGTGAACACGGTCGCCCAGCGGCTGGAGAGGGTGGGACGGCTGCTGGGCGAGGACTGGCAGACCCCGGCCCGCGCCCTGGAGATCCAACTGGCCCTGCGACTGCACCGGTTGGCGTCCCCGGACAGACGGTGA
- a CDS encoding 3-hydroxybutyrate dehydrogenase has translation MTTSSPAPGLRLQPLALDLGGRTALVTGAAGGIGRACALRLAAAGARVRAVDRDAAGLAELAQRAERAGDLPGTVEPQVVDLTDLDATERAAAGTDVLVNNAGLQLVRPIEEFPPEVFHTVLTVMLEAPFRLMRGALPHMYAQGWGRIVNVSSVHGLRASAFKSAYVAAKHGLEGLSKTAALEGAAHGVTSNCVNPAYVRTPLVEKQIADQAQAHGIPEERVLSEVLLRDSAVQRLIEPEEVAEAVAYLCSPQASFVTGTSLALDGGWTAH, from the coding sequence ATGACCACGTCCAGCCCCGCACCCGGCCTGCGCCTACAGCCCCTCGCCCTCGACCTCGGCGGCCGCACCGCCCTCGTCACCGGTGCCGCCGGCGGCATCGGCCGCGCCTGCGCGCTGCGCCTCGCGGCCGCCGGGGCGCGGGTGCGGGCCGTCGACCGGGACGCGGCGGGCCTTGCCGAGCTGGCCCAGCGGGCGGAACGGGCCGGCGACCTCCCGGGAACCGTCGAACCGCAGGTCGTGGACCTCACCGACCTCGACGCCACCGAACGCGCCGCCGCCGGTACCGATGTGCTGGTCAACAATGCGGGCCTGCAACTGGTGCGCCCCATCGAGGAGTTCCCGCCCGAGGTCTTCCACACCGTGCTGACCGTGATGCTGGAGGCGCCGTTCCGCCTCATGCGTGGCGCCCTGCCGCACATGTACGCGCAGGGCTGGGGCCGGATCGTCAATGTGTCCTCCGTCCATGGTCTGCGTGCCTCCGCGTTCAAGTCCGCGTATGTGGCCGCCAAACACGGCCTCGAAGGCCTGTCGAAGACGGCCGCACTGGAAGGCGCCGCCCATGGGGTGACCTCGAACTGTGTGAACCCCGCCTATGTGCGCACCCCCCTGGTCGAGAAGCAGATCGCCGACCAGGCGCAGGCGCACGGCATCCCCGAGGAGCGTGTGCTGTCCGAGGTCCTGCTCAGGGACAGCGCGGTCCAGCGGCTCATCGAACCCGAGGAGGTCGCCGAGGCCGTGGCCTATCTGTGCAGCCCGCAGGCCTCCTTCGTCACGGGTACCTCGCTGGCGCTCGACGGCGGTTGGACGGCGCACTGA
- a CDS encoding MFS transporter, whose amino-acid sequence MSSPASAPPAPTSLARIVAASLIGTTIEWYDFFLYGSAAALVFNKLFFPGSDPLVGTLLSFLTYAVGFAARPLGALVFGHYGDRLGRKKLLVLSLVMMGGATFAIGLLPTHAAVGSAAPVLLTALRLVQGFALGGEWGGAVLLVSEHGDARRRGFWASWPQTGAPAGQLLATGVLSLLTAVLSDDAFGTWGWRIPFLLSGVLVLIGLWIRLSVDESPVFKEALARAESRRTAEPEKLPIVSVLRHHWRDVLVAMGARMAENIGYYVITAFILVYATTSAGVSKQTALNAVLIGSAVHFAVIPAWGALSDRVGRRPVYLFGAAGIGLWMFPFFSLVDTGSFGNLVLAVTVGLMLHGAMYAPQAAFFAEMFATRMRYSGASIGAQFASVAAGAPAPLIATALLDGYGSSTPIALYVIAAAVLTLVAVGVARETRHRDLARVEGEGGESGGAAGSSPTTKARTV is encoded by the coding sequence ATGTCGTCGCCCGCAAGCGCTCCACCAGCCCCGACCAGTCTCGCCCGCATCGTCGCCGCCAGCCTCATCGGCACCACCATCGAGTGGTACGACTTCTTCCTCTACGGTTCCGCCGCCGCGCTGGTGTTCAACAAGCTGTTCTTCCCGGGCTCCGATCCGCTCGTCGGGACGCTGCTGTCGTTCCTGACGTATGCCGTCGGGTTCGCGGCGCGCCCGTTGGGGGCGCTCGTGTTCGGGCACTACGGTGACCGGCTGGGGCGGAAGAAGCTGCTGGTGCTGAGCCTCGTGATGATGGGCGGCGCGACGTTCGCCATCGGGCTGCTGCCCACGCACGCCGCGGTCGGATCCGCCGCACCCGTACTGCTCACCGCTCTACGGCTCGTCCAGGGGTTCGCGCTCGGCGGCGAGTGGGGCGGTGCCGTCCTACTGGTGTCGGAGCACGGGGACGCGCGGCGGCGCGGCTTCTGGGCCTCGTGGCCGCAGACCGGCGCGCCGGCGGGCCAGTTGCTCGCGACCGGTGTGCTCTCGCTGCTCACCGCCGTGCTCTCCGACGACGCCTTCGGAACCTGGGGATGGCGGATCCCGTTCCTGCTCTCCGGGGTGCTCGTGCTCATCGGTCTGTGGATCCGGCTCTCCGTCGATGAGTCGCCCGTTTTCAAGGAGGCGTTGGCGCGCGCCGAGTCCCGGCGGACGGCGGAGCCGGAGAAGCTGCCGATCGTCTCCGTGCTGCGGCACCACTGGCGGGACGTACTGGTGGCGATGGGCGCCCGCATGGCGGAGAACATCGGCTACTACGTCATCACCGCCTTCATCCTCGTCTACGCAACCACCTCCGCCGGCGTCTCCAAACAGACCGCGCTCAACGCCGTACTCATCGGCTCCGCCGTGCACTTCGCCGTCATCCCGGCCTGGGGCGCGCTGTCCGACCGCGTCGGCAGGCGGCCGGTGTATCTGTTCGGTGCGGCCGGTATCGGCCTGTGGATGTTCCCGTTCTTCTCGCTCGTGGACACAGGTTCGTTCGGAAATCTGGTCCTGGCCGTCACCGTCGGGCTCATGCTGCACGGCGCCATGTACGCGCCCCAGGCGGCCTTCTTCGCCGAGATGTTCGCCACCCGGATGCGGTACTCGGGCGCGTCCATCGGCGCCCAGTTCGCCTCGGTGGCGGCCGGTGCGCCTGCCCCGCTCATCGCTACCGCCCTGCTCGACGGCTACGGCAGCTCCACCCCGATCGCCCTCTACGTGATCGCCGCCGCGGTGCTGACCCTGGTCGCTGTGGGCGTGGCGCGGGAGACACGGCACCGGGATCTCGCCCGCGTCGAGGGGGAGGGCGGCGAGAGCGGCGGGGCCGCCGGTTCGAGCCCGACCACGAAGGCGCGGACGGTCTGA